Proteins found in one Aethina tumida isolate Nest 87 chromosome 1, icAetTumi1.1, whole genome shotgun sequence genomic segment:
- the LOC109597597 gene encoding uncharacterized protein LOC109597597 isoform X1 gives MGVIARWRYAILLGFLISSVPSVSSPFNITYHRLIKNSPQNCDGQLAEDTTSVEYSVSSSTSIGVEHSEASAEKFNSTAETAALVDDGNRTREALSHDSSEPDSVVFIGDTGGYVPLPALRTRTLPTAPEEEWHQPIETWDREYRRFRFNNTRVQHIEAECQDDYMKIRVGFNGTFTGLVYSAGYAYDPDCMYINGTGRDYYEFYIQLNRCGTLGKNTHNEDNRKSPTKNFMWNTVTVQYNPLIEEEYDEHFKVTCEYGYDFWKTVTFPFLDVEVATGNPVVFTLTPPECYMEIRYGYGTNGNRVTGPVRVGDPLTLIIYMRSKYDGFDIVVNDCYAHNGATKKIQLIDEYGCPVDDKLISRFRGSWSESGIYETQVFAYMKTFRFTGSPALYIECDVRMCHGRCPSQPCHWRNVKTVRKRSINDTETSTQTVVPPSLSENVNLFQSLRVLQEGESDENRNATEAHPQTDSNSVCLKTGWFSALLALGGGAMCLLGGALLATCSRMRKVAIDKVLTHSQFNGYMNHKGSIN, from the exons GTGGCGGTATGCAATATTGCTTGGATTCCTCATATCTTCTGTGCCTAGTGTAAGTAGTCCCTTCAACATCACGTATCACCGCCTAATCAAAAATTCCCCTCAGAACTGCGATGGCCAACTGGCCGAAGACACGACGTCGGTAGAATACAGCGTCAGCAGCAGCACCAGCATCGGCGTGGAGCACTCCGAAGCGTCCGCGGAGAAATTCAACAGCACCGCAGAAACCGCCGCCTTGGTGGATGACGGAAACCGGACCAGGGAGGCGCTGTCGCACGATTCCAGCGAACCGGACTCG GTCGTCTTCATCGGTGACACGGGGGGTTACGTGCCACTTCCAGCGCTCAGAACAAGGACTCTGCCCACGGCACCGGAAGAGGAATGGCACCAACCCATCGAAACCTGGGACAGGGAGTACAGAAGATTTAGGTTCAACAACACCAGAGTGCAAC ACATCGAAGCAGAATGCCAAGACGACTATATGAAGATCAGAGTGGGATTTAACGGAACATTTACTGGATTAGTTTACTCCGCTG GTTACGCTTATGACCCTGATTGTATGTACATTAACGGTACGGGTCGGGATTATTACGAATTCTACATCCAGCTTAACCGTTGTGGAACTTTAGGGAAAAACACTCATAATGAAGATAACAGAAAATCTCCCACG AAAAACTTCATGTGGAACACGGTAACAGTTCAGTATAACCCATTAATTGAGGAAGAATACGATGAACACTTCAAAGTAACCTGCGAGTACGGATACGACTTTTGGAAGACCGTCACTTTCCCATTTTTAGACGTTGA GGTTGCTACAGGAAATCCTGTCGTCTTCACCCTGACTCCACCTGAATGTTACATGGAAATCCGCTACGGATACGGTACAAACGGAAACAGAGTCACTGGTCCAGTCCGCGTAGGAGATCCCTTAACCCTGATAATCTACATGAGAAGCAAATATG ACGGATTCGACATAGTAGTCAACGACTGTTACGCACATAACGGAGCCACTAAGAAGATTCAGCTGATCGACGAGTACGGATGTCCGGTCGACGACAAACTTATCTCTAGATTTAGGGGTTCGTGGTCGGAAAGTGGTATCTATGAAACCCAGGTCTTCGCCTATATGAAGACGTTCAGGTTCACGGGTTCTCCTGCACTTTATATTGAATGCGACGTTCGGATGTGCCATGGAAGATGTCCC AGTCAACCGTGTCACTGGAGGAACGTAAAAACGGTACGTAAGAGGTCCATCAACGATACGGAAACTTCCACCCAAACAGTCGTTCCGCCATCACTTTCCGAAAACGTGAATCTATTCCAATCCTTGAGAGTACTTCAGGAGGGCGAGTCCGATGAGAACCGCAACGCCACAGAAG CCCATCCCCAAACGGATTCGAATAGCGTGTGCCTGAAAACGGGATGGTTTTCGGCATTGTTAGCACTAGGTGGTGGTGCTATGTGTTTGCTTGGCGGAGCGTTGTTGGCTACCTGTTCGAGGATGAGGAAGGTCGCAATCGACAAGGTGTTAACGCACAGCCAGTTCAATGGTTATATGAACCACAAGGGTAGCATAAACTGA
- the LOC109597597 gene encoding uncharacterized protein LOC109597597 isoform X2 encodes MGVIARWRYAILLGFLISSVPSNCDGQLAEDTTSVEYSVSSSTSIGVEHSEASAEKFNSTAETAALVDDGNRTREALSHDSSEPDSVVFIGDTGGYVPLPALRTRTLPTAPEEEWHQPIETWDREYRRFRFNNTRVQHIEAECQDDYMKIRVGFNGTFTGLVYSAGYAYDPDCMYINGTGRDYYEFYIQLNRCGTLGKNTHNEDNRKSPTKNFMWNTVTVQYNPLIEEEYDEHFKVTCEYGYDFWKTVTFPFLDVEVATGNPVVFTLTPPECYMEIRYGYGTNGNRVTGPVRVGDPLTLIIYMRSKYDGFDIVVNDCYAHNGATKKIQLIDEYGCPVDDKLISRFRGSWSESGIYETQVFAYMKTFRFTGSPALYIECDVRMCHGRCPSQPCHWRNVKTVRKRSINDTETSTQTVVPPSLSENVNLFQSLRVLQEGESDENRNATEAHPQTDSNSVCLKTGWFSALLALGGGAMCLLGGALLATCSRMRKVAIDKVLTHSQFNGYMNHKGSIN; translated from the exons GTGGCGGTATGCAATATTGCTTGGATTCCTCATATCTTCTGTGCCTAGT AACTGCGATGGCCAACTGGCCGAAGACACGACGTCGGTAGAATACAGCGTCAGCAGCAGCACCAGCATCGGCGTGGAGCACTCCGAAGCGTCCGCGGAGAAATTCAACAGCACCGCAGAAACCGCCGCCTTGGTGGATGACGGAAACCGGACCAGGGAGGCGCTGTCGCACGATTCCAGCGAACCGGACTCG GTCGTCTTCATCGGTGACACGGGGGGTTACGTGCCACTTCCAGCGCTCAGAACAAGGACTCTGCCCACGGCACCGGAAGAGGAATGGCACCAACCCATCGAAACCTGGGACAGGGAGTACAGAAGATTTAGGTTCAACAACACCAGAGTGCAAC ACATCGAAGCAGAATGCCAAGACGACTATATGAAGATCAGAGTGGGATTTAACGGAACATTTACTGGATTAGTTTACTCCGCTG GTTACGCTTATGACCCTGATTGTATGTACATTAACGGTACGGGTCGGGATTATTACGAATTCTACATCCAGCTTAACCGTTGTGGAACTTTAGGGAAAAACACTCATAATGAAGATAACAGAAAATCTCCCACG AAAAACTTCATGTGGAACACGGTAACAGTTCAGTATAACCCATTAATTGAGGAAGAATACGATGAACACTTCAAAGTAACCTGCGAGTACGGATACGACTTTTGGAAGACCGTCACTTTCCCATTTTTAGACGTTGA GGTTGCTACAGGAAATCCTGTCGTCTTCACCCTGACTCCACCTGAATGTTACATGGAAATCCGCTACGGATACGGTACAAACGGAAACAGAGTCACTGGTCCAGTCCGCGTAGGAGATCCCTTAACCCTGATAATCTACATGAGAAGCAAATATG ACGGATTCGACATAGTAGTCAACGACTGTTACGCACATAACGGAGCCACTAAGAAGATTCAGCTGATCGACGAGTACGGATGTCCGGTCGACGACAAACTTATCTCTAGATTTAGGGGTTCGTGGTCGGAAAGTGGTATCTATGAAACCCAGGTCTTCGCCTATATGAAGACGTTCAGGTTCACGGGTTCTCCTGCACTTTATATTGAATGCGACGTTCGGATGTGCCATGGAAGATGTCCC AGTCAACCGTGTCACTGGAGGAACGTAAAAACGGTACGTAAGAGGTCCATCAACGATACGGAAACTTCCACCCAAACAGTCGTTCCGCCATCACTTTCCGAAAACGTGAATCTATTCCAATCCTTGAGAGTACTTCAGGAGGGCGAGTCCGATGAGAACCGCAACGCCACAGAAG CCCATCCCCAAACGGATTCGAATAGCGTGTGCCTGAAAACGGGATGGTTTTCGGCATTGTTAGCACTAGGTGGTGGTGCTATGTGTTTGCTTGGCGGAGCGTTGTTGGCTACCTGTTCGAGGATGAGGAAGGTCGCAATCGACAAGGTGTTAACGCACAGCCAGTTCAATGGTTATATGAACCACAAGGGTAGCATAAACTGA
- the LOC109597577 gene encoding activating signal cointegrator 1 complex subunit 1: protein MTKKTRRAFPDFFYSKDSLAERVTPLPLKNGTYFMLSVDEHQQQQDSNPSYYLPPYEDNDDGMIDCLDVEDYEIVQTKYGKFMTSFYVPGPLQSVIIGTGGKKLRMLEDRTNTKIKVPKTNETGDVKIIGNNERTVASARSQVALVVLTKREKLPVTHFISIPMTSPEIQKNFEKFRDEILNGPKTRGIVPSVFQSPANLHLTLTMLMLLDEKEIEEARQTLKICQQETIHKLFPRGQEHTIVVKGVEIMNDDPSDVHVLYGKIVQDEKLQQLADEIVSSFARKGFIKRQYDKVKLHVTLMNSVFNKNKETFDANDVLKKYENYYFGKTIFESVQLSIRFSFSSSGYYESACTIPVL, encoded by the coding sequence ATGACCAAGAAAACCAGAAGGGCTTTCCCGGACTTTTTCTATTCAAAAGACTCACTCGCGGAACGTGTGACTCCACTACCATTAAAAAAtggtacatattttatgttgtcaGTCGACGAACATCAACAGCAACAAGATTCTAATCCATCCTACTACTTGCCACCTTACGAAGACAACGATGACGGCATGATCGACTGTTTGGATGTTGAAGATTACGAGATAGTGCAAACGAAATATGGAAAATTCATGACATCTTTTTATGTGCCTGGTCCATTGCAGTCTGTGATTATTGGTACTGGTGGGAAAAAATTGAGGATGCTCGAAGATAGgactaatactaaaattaaagtaccGAAAACAAATGAGACGGGTGACGTTAAAATTATTGGGAATAACGAGCGCACTGTGGCTTCTGCCAGAAGTCAAGTTGCATTAGTGGTGTTGACCAAAAGGGAAAAATTGCCTGTGACTCACTTCATATCCATACCAATGACTAGTCCAgaaatacagaaaaattttgaaaaatttcgaGACGAAATTCTGAATGGTCCAAAAACTAGAGGTATTGTCCCTTCAGTTTTTCAATCACCTGCAAACTTACATTTGACACTCACAATGCTTATGTTACTGGATGAGAAAGAGATTGAAGAAGCTAGGCAAACTTTGAAGATTTGCCAACAGGAGACAATACATAAGTTATTTCCGAGAGGTCAAGAACATACGATTGTTGTAAAAGGTGTAGAGATAATGAATGATGATCCTTCAGATGTACATGTATTGTATGGCAAAATTGTTCAAGATGAAAAACTGCAACAACTAGCAGATGAGATTGTCAGCAGTTTTGCCAGGAAAGGATTTATTAAGAGACAGTATGATAAAGTAAAACTTCATGTAACATTAATGAATtcagttttcaacaaaaacaaagagACATTTGATGCAAATGacgttcttaaaaaatatgaaaattactattttggaAAAACAATCTTTGAATCAGTACAGTTGTCAATAAGGTTCAGTTTTTCAAGTAGTGGTTATTATGAATCTGCATGTACAATTCCTGttttataa
- the LOC109596940 gene encoding glucose dehydrogenase [FAD, quinone]-like, with protein MPVNNFKYRPNISETIKEFGEYDFIIVGAGYTGTVLANRLSEKKNWKILLLEAGGYGDTFVSVPVMLYRLRHTKYDWGYKSVPQKHACLGMMDKVCGVPRGKGIGGTSLINGQIYVRGHPKQFDKWAELGNPGWSYNEILPLFKKLEGLVDSNPLAYVNWTYHNNSGPLYLEYYYNNDIQIDAFYNANKELNYQLVDVNSPHQIGVSPTLAGIKDGKRFDAGTALIEPILKRTNLKVMTESYVIKINFKNKRATGVTFSHNGRLFAAYAKKEVIISTGAINSPQLLMLSGIGPRKHLKRNNIRVISNLPVGMMYKEQPMYLGLLFSTNYSEPIKSFEGYVREFLSGLGPLTVTGEMRAVGFYRTKLATDIGVPDLEIMYSAGNCTDPFLKQFYRFTDDTWNSTFTNVNPAKCFSLLPILLNPTSSGSLKLKSNNPYEFPLINPNYLSKPKDVETMYEGIKLSLKLIKTEAFKKLDVKLAIKPLPACKEHTFLSREYFYCSIQHLSGDIFHPVGTCPMGPDPSRYVVDHKLNVYGVENLRVADASIFPTTLAGHPTAPCAMIGEKLANILKNKYHYK; from the exons ATGCCtgtcaataatttcaaatacagGCCGAATATATCTGAAACAATTAAAG agtttGGTGAAtacgattttataattgttggaGCTGGTTACACTGGTACGGTTTTGGCGAATCGTTTATCAGAAAAGAAAAACTGGAAAATTCTACTATTGGAAGCTGGAGGCTATGGCGATACGTTTGTATCAGTACCCGTAATGCTTTATAGATTAAGGCACACCAAATATGATTGGGGATATAAAAGTGTGCCTCAGAAACACGCCTGTCTTG gtATGATGGATAAAGTTTGTGGAGTACCAAGAGGCAAAGGCATTGGAGGAACATCGTTGATAAATGGTCAAATTTATGTTCGAGGACATCCCAAACAGTTCGACAAATGGGCTGAATTGGGAAATCCTGGTTGGtcttataatgaaattttgccactgtttaaaaaattagaagggTTAGTTGATAGTAATCCCCTAGCATATGTCAATTGGACATATCATAATAATTCGGGACCTTTatatttggaatattattACAACAATGACATTCAAATAGACGCTTTCTATAATGCAAACAAAgagttaaattatcaattggtTGATGTTAACAGTCCACACCAAATCGGGGTAAGTCCTACACTTGCAGGCATTAAAGATGGAAAACGATTTGATGCGGGAACAGCTTTGATTGAACCGATTTTAAAGAGAACAAATCTTAAAGTTATGACGGAATCTtacgtaataaaaattaattttaagaataagcGTGCCACCGGTGTAACTTTTTCTCACAATGGACGACTGTTTGCAGCTTATGCTAAAAAGGAAGTTATTATTTCTACGGGGGCAATAAACAGTCCACAATTACTTATGTTGTCAGGAATCGGTCCTAGAAAACATCTAAAGAGAAATAACATTCGTGTTATAAGTAACTTACCCGTTGGAATGATGTATAAGGAGCAACCAATGTATCTAGGTTTACTATTCAGTACTAACTATTCCGAACCTATAAAATCGTTCGAAGGATACGTGCGAGAGTTCTTAAGTGGGCTTGGACCTTTAACTGTAACGGGTGAAATGAGAGCCGTAGGATTTTATCGTACCAAATTAGCAACGGATATTGGTGTACCAGATCTGGAGATTATGTATTCTGCCGGTAATTGTACTGATccctttttaaaacaattttatcggTTCACCGATGATACTTGGAATTCTACTTTCACTAATGTTAATCCAGCCAAATGTTTCTCATTACtgcctattttattaaacccaACATCATCTGGAAGCCTTAAATTGAAAAGTAACAATCCATACGAGTTTCCATTGATTAATCCAAACTATTTATCGAAACCGAAAGACGTGGAAACAATGTATGAAGGGAttaaattaagcttaaaattgataaaaacggAGGCGTTCAAAAAACTCGACGTCAAACTTGCTATTAAACCTTTACCAGCATGCAAAGAGCATACATTTCTATCAAGGGAATATTTTTACTGTTCAATACAACATTTGTCAGGTGACATATTTCACCCTGTAGGAACTTGTCCTATGGGTCCAGATCCGTCTAGATATGTGGtagatcataaattaaatgtgtatgGAGTTGAAAATTTAAGAGTTGCTGACGCCAGCATTTTCCCCACAACTCTGGCAGGTCATCCAACTGCTCCCTGCGCAATGATAGGAGAGAAACTcgctaatattttaaaaaacaaatatcattataaataa
- the LOC126264657 gene encoding uncharacterized protein LOC126264657, whose protein sequence is MSLINFSVIIYFTLGRKCLKWTKDRKVNENGNVVTIQRFSTENFPDEDIKNVGKTCRNPNSNIGGPWCFTTNPVTSAVEPEFCDIPFCDEADCMFYADSPKIYTRYSSFGVETENLTFSVKLWDPDEYFKAKVRLVLTTLALPLTEEEIDNTGVGIEIYLSNDYSALSRGNADSVIDKIKTTGILRATKFTTFHLTWHKGFIELFTEGRDKSLFLMEYKNNLVGLKFKYYSVGGSKALWSFPFCVMDNVCDVHTTTAHLFTQFNQLRITETGFDLIVHIRAFHSATILLAPSPSYPYPNVKITLQSKLDGYSRISVELYPDSIPKFIAEQDIPEVVDYWQWKAFQITIFSDKLLVYMTKNTGSHLIFDVKYHHISLAR, encoded by the exons ATgagtttgattaatttttcggttataatttatttcacccTAGGAAGAAAGTGTTTAAAATGGACCAAAGATCGGAAGGTAAATGAAAACGGTAATGTGGTTACAATACAACGATTTTCGACCGAGAACTTCCCAGATGAAGACATAAAAAACGTAGGGAAGACGTGTCGTAATCCCAACAGCAATATAGGGGGTCCTTGGTGTTTCACAACAAATCCGGTCACGTCAGCCGTTGAACCAGAATTCTGCGACATACCTTTTTGTGATGAGGCCGACTGCATGTTTTATGCCGATAGTCCTAAAATATACACCCGCTACAGTAGTTTTGGTgttgaaactgaaaatttaacgtttagcGTTAAACTATGGGACCCTGATGAGTATTTCAAGGCTAAAGTACGACTGGTGTTAACCACGTTAGCGTTACCTCTTACCGAGGAGGAAATAGACAATACAGGGGTAGGAATTGAGATCTATCTATCCAATGACTACTCCGCCCTTAGTCGCGGCAATGCCGATTCTGTcatagacaaaattaaaaccacCGGAATCCTAAGAGCGACTAAGTTCACAACTTTTCACTTAACGTGGCACAAAGGATTCATAGAATTGTTCACTGAGGGTCGCGATAAGTCCTTGTTTCTCatggaatacaaaaataatttggtgGGTTTGAAGTTTAAGTATTATTCTGTAGGTGGTAGTAAAGCATTATGGTCGTTTCCTTTTTGCGTTATGGACAATGTTTGCGACGTGCACACAACTACAGCTCATTTGTTTACACAGTTTAATCAGCTCCGGATAACCGAAACAG gttttgatttaattgtacACATACGAGCATTTCATTCTGCCACAATTTTACTAGCGCCTAGTCCTTCTTATCCTTAtccaaatgttaaaattaccCTTCAGTCAAAACTGGATGGTTATTCTCGTATAAGCGTTGAACTATATCCCGACAGTATTCCTAAATTTATTGCCGAACAAGACATACCCGAGGTTGTCGATTACTGGCAGTGGAAAGCGTTTCAGATCACGATTTTCTCTGACAAACTTCTGGTATATATGACGAAGAacaccggaagccacttaaTTTTTGATGTAAAATATCATCACATCAGTTTGGCCAGGTGA